Proteins encoded by one window of Lathyrus oleraceus cultivar Zhongwan6 chromosome 1, CAAS_Psat_ZW6_1.0, whole genome shotgun sequence:
- the LOC127115353 gene encoding zinc finger protein CONSTANS-LIKE 4, with translation MPLSQPPMASSIPHHFYPNYTSDFTANQGLMSSSIIDNNTMMWGCQENIMPVFDNYGTYDQIVSLDCDAMSSGTWVPNFVEQQDFAVPALLSDCKLGFYGGGFQNFNGRYSNNNQPHVGHEFVEDQCCGFVEDIKPPPAVYPNVSRENWGIQGNQIAAVEEPNIKVGRYSEEERKERILRYLKKRNQRNFNKTIKYACRKTLADRRVRVRGRFARNNEICEEDHMATKKLENHHDHINEDFYGSDSFQFQLKNEEEDWLQEAMASLVYLSHSSPEDI, from the exons ATGCCCTTATCTCAACCTCCCATGGCTTCTTCAATCCCTCACCACTTCTATCCAAACTACACTTCTGATTTCACAGCAAACCAAGGGTTGATGTCTTCATCAATTATCGACAATAATACTATGATGTGGGGTTGTCAAGAAAATATCATGCCTGTTTTTGATAATTATGGAACATATGATCAAATCGTGTCACTTGATTGTGATGCTATGTCTTCTGGTACTTGGGTTCCCAATTTTGTTGAGCAACAAGATTTTGCGGTTCCGGCTTTGTTATCGGATTGTaaactcggattctatggtggaGGGTTTCAGAATTTTAATGGAAGATATAGTAACAATAATCAGCCACATGTTGGTCATGAGTTTGTAGAAGATCAATGTTGCGGTTTTGTTGAAGATATTAAACCTCCTCCTGCAGTTTATCCTAATGTTTCAAGAGAAAATTGG GGGATTCAAGGTAATCAAATAGCAGCAGTGGAAGAACCAAATATAAAAGTAGGAAGGTACTCAGAAGAAGAAAGGAAAGAAAGAATTCTTCGATATTTGAAGAAAAGAAATCAAAGAAACTTCAACAAAACCATCAAG TATGCATGTCGGAAAACTTTAGCTGATAGAAGAGTGAGAGTGAGAGGAAGGTTTGCAAGAAACAATGAAATATGTGAAGAAGATCATATGGCCACAAAAAAGCTTGAGAATCATCATGATCATATTAATGAAGACTTTTATGGTTCTGATTCATTCCAGTTCCAG TTAAAGAATGAAGAAGAGGATTGGCTTCAAGAAGCCATGGCAAGTTTGGTGTATTTATCTCATTCATCACCAGAAGATATATGA